In Trichocoleus desertorum NBK24, the following are encoded in one genomic region:
- a CDS encoding polysaccharide deacetylase family protein: protein MQLAPLYPVLYQLLKPAFPGCLWSGHCSSPAIALTFDDGPHPEYTPRLLEVLNTYSIPASFFWLGACVNQAPTVAQSVYEQGYWIGLHGYDHRAFPKLTPSALKQSLERTQSAIAQACHLELAYVQQHMIDVRPPNGLFTPQTLSLLKNWGYRPVMWSVVPEDWERPGISVVTQRVLKQVQQGSLIVLHDGYFGGVDVAATVAELIPRLLQLGYHFVTVDQLWQMQSQHYNK, encoded by the coding sequence ATGCAACTCGCTCCCCTCTATCCAGTCTTATACCAGCTTCTCAAGCCTGCTTTTCCGGGCTGTCTCTGGAGCGGTCATTGCAGCTCACCCGCGATCGCCCTCACATTTGATGATGGGCCTCACCCAGAGTACACCCCTAGACTTTTGGAAGTTCTAAATACTTACAGTATTCCGGCTAGCTTTTTTTGGCTGGGTGCTTGTGTGAATCAAGCTCCCACTGTAGCTCAAAGCGTTTATGAGCAAGGCTACTGGATTGGCTTGCATGGCTACGATCATCGAGCGTTTCCTAAACTCACTCCTAGCGCACTCAAACAAAGCCTAGAGCGAACTCAAAGCGCGATCGCCCAGGCATGTCACCTAGAGTTGGCTTACGTACAACAGCACATGATCGATGTTCGGCCACCCAACGGCTTATTTACCCCTCAAACCTTAAGCCTGCTGAAAAACTGGGGTTATCGCCCTGTGATGTGGAGCGTTGTGCCTGAAGACTGGGAACGACCTGGCATTTCCGTTGTGACGCAGCGGGTGCTCAAGCAAGTGCAGCAGGGTTCGCTGATTGTTTTACATGATGGTTATTTTGGAGGAGTTGATGTGGCAGCCACCGTCGCTGAGTTAATTCCTCGCCTTCTACAACTCGGTTACCACTTTGTTACAGTCGATCAACTTTGGCAAATGCAAAGCCAACACTACAATAAATAA
- the rpoD gene encoding RNA polymerase sigma factor RpoD, giving the protein MTQAHNVLETIESLRDASDEQPDGELDDFLPEEEDDDSLDVQPDEGDGKSAKGRATRRRAQAKKKHYTEDSIRLYLQEIGRIRLLRADEEIELARKIADLLELERIRERLSDKLEREPHDGEWASEVNMGLQAFRSRLHLGRRAKEKMVQSNLRLVVSIAKKYMNRGLSFQDLIQEGSLGLIRAAEKFDHEKGYKFSTYATWWIRQAITRAIADQSRTIRLPVHLYETISRIKKTTKLLSQEMGRKPTEEEIATRMEMTIEKLRFIAKSAQLPISLETPIGKEEDSRLGDFIESDGETPEDQVSKNLLREDLESVLGTLSPRERDVLRLRYGLDDGRMKTLEEIGQIFNVTRERIRQIEAKALRKLRHPNRNSVLKEYIR; this is encoded by the coding sequence ATGACCCAGGCCCATAACGTACTCGAAACCATCGAATCGCTTCGCGACGCTTCTGACGAACAGCCTGATGGTGAGCTGGATGACTTCTTACCTGAAGAAGAAGATGATGACTCTCTAGATGTGCAACCGGATGAAGGAGATGGTAAGTCCGCCAAGGGTCGGGCTACCCGACGACGCGCTCAAGCTAAAAAGAAGCATTACACCGAAGACTCAATCCGTCTCTATCTTCAAGAGATTGGCCGCATTCGACTTCTGCGGGCAGATGAAGAAATTGAGCTAGCGCGGAAAATTGCGGATTTATTAGAACTAGAACGCATTCGCGAAAGACTCTCCGATAAGCTTGAGCGGGAACCTCACGACGGTGAGTGGGCAAGCGAAGTCAATATGGGGCTGCAAGCTTTTCGCTCTCGTCTCCATTTGGGTCGGCGGGCTAAAGAGAAAATGGTGCAGTCTAACCTGCGCTTGGTAGTCTCCATCGCCAAGAAGTATATGAATCGGGGTCTTTCGTTTCAAGACTTGATTCAGGAAGGTAGCCTAGGTTTGATCCGAGCTGCCGAGAAATTTGACCACGAAAAGGGTTACAAGTTCTCGACCTACGCCACTTGGTGGATTCGTCAGGCAATTACACGGGCGATCGCGGACCAATCTCGGACGATTCGCCTACCAGTCCACCTGTACGAAACCATTTCTCGGATTAAGAAAACCACAAAGCTGCTCTCTCAAGAAATGGGTCGTAAGCCCACCGAGGAAGAGATTGCGACTCGCATGGAAATGACCATCGAGAAGCTACGGTTTATTGCCAAGTCTGCCCAATTACCAATTTCCCTAGAAACTCCCATTGGTAAGGAAGAAGATTCTCGCTTGGGTGACTTTATTGAATCCGATGGCGAAACACCTGAAGATCAAGTCTCTAAGAATCTGCTGCGGGAAGATTTAGAAAGCGTTTTGGGTACTCTCAGCCCTCGCGAACGAGATGTGCTGCGACTACGCTACGGCTTAGACGATGGACGGATGAAGACTCTAGAAGAAATCGGCCAAATCTTCAACGTCACACGGGAACGGATTCGTCAGATTGAGGCGAAAGCGTTGCGTAAACTGCGCCACCCCAACCGCAACAGCGTGCTCAAAGAGTACATCCGCTAA
- a CDS encoding chlorophyll a/b-binding protein: MQDITKTTTPVMDDRNAWRFGFTPQAEIWNGRLAMLGFLAATLIELFSNEGFLHFWGLM; this comes from the coding sequence ATGCAAGACATCACCAAGACTACTACACCTGTCATGGACGATCGCAACGCTTGGCGTTTTGGTTTTACACCTCAAGCAGAAATTTGGAATGGCCGCCTTGCGATGCTGGGCTTTCTAGCCGCTACTTTAATTGAGCTTTTCTCCAACGAAGGCTTTTTGCATTTTTGGGGACTAATGTAA
- a CDS encoding chlorophyll a/b-binding protein: MQNTTKVTPPTLDDRNAWRVGFTPQAEVWNGRLAMIGFLAAALIELTSGQGFLHFWGLM, translated from the coding sequence ATGCAAAACACTACGAAAGTAACTCCTCCAACCCTAGACGATCGCAATGCTTGGCGGGTCGGCTTTACACCTCAAGCCGAAGTTTGGAACGGTCGCCTCGCCATGATTGGGTTTTTGGCAGCCGCTTTAATCGAGTTGACCTCTGGTCAAGGCTTCCTGCACTTCTGGGGCTTGATGTAA